The Pectobacterium parmentieri genome segment CGCTTCCTGAACAATACTTTTCTCCGCCATTACTATGCCCTTTTCTTAGGCAGGTTTTCTTCTTTCGAAGTTAACTGTTGTAATAAGTGGCTCGACAACAAAATCCCGGTATGAATTTGCTGTAAATCATCCACACGTGATTCCTGAGTCAAGATTTTGATTGTATTGTGATCGTTAAAACGGAAATGGCATATTAGTTGGTTAGTTTCTGCCAACTTTACCATCTGCGGCAGAGTCAGTTGCATCAAGATATCTGCCATCTCGTCATTGATTCCCAGACGAAACATCGCAGAAGCTTTTTCATCATTAATTAAGCGTTGCGCCAGTAACAAATAAGACAGATTAATGTCATAAATGTGTTTGAGTAATTCAGAGGTACCCATATTTCCCATCCCGACAGGCTATGTTTAAAACATAAGTTAGGTGATAGACCATATCGCCCAGTTCGAAAATCACTCTCCATTGATGGC includes the following:
- the flhD gene encoding flagellar transcriptional regulator FlhD, whose product is MGTSELLKHIYDINLSYLLLAQRLINDEKASAMFRLGINDEMADILMQLTLPQMVKLAETNQLICHFRFNDHNTIKILTQESRVDDLQQIHTGILLSSHLLQQLTSKEENLPKKRA